The following coding sequences lie in one Bacteroides helcogenes P 36-108 genomic window:
- a CDS encoding DUF6057 family protein yields the protein MESFLRNIWKAGLSCLLGAAAFFFWCNVYPAHLSYQEQFQLFLFDADYWQERVAVPGGVADYVAEYLTQFYYHVWAGACILSILFMGMQLLVWRLMKELGAVDVYYPLSFLPVIVLWRFMGDENAMLSFVIALLMVLVVACIYSGLKGNRIRLFYILIVLPLLYWVAGAVHFIFMTWVMVGEFTDSSKRKSILNGVGMVCCIGLLGVACPLLASVWVQFPIYRLMGGINYYRFPIVFLWLEIAISILLAALPFVVVALPVVKKKIFRNVALQVLMLSAGGYFFILAGCDMDKEEALDYDRLVRNKQWRKIIEKAEMKTPTSPFSVTCLNLALGKTGQLGDRMFEFYQNGTEGLLPGFQRDFTSPLPASEAFYHLGMINTAQRFTFEAMEAIPNFRKSVRCFKRLAETNLINGHYEVAAKYLRALRKTLFYKKWAEDTMTYLYNENKINTHKEWGWLRQVRYTEDFLFSDREVDIMLGLLYRHNHRNRMAFEYMLAYVMQQRDIDRFMKYYPLGKDAGYDRIPRSYQEALVYVWTQTHKNFHGMPWSISQQVMRDVTEFAQIYMSRQDAQKTLQLRFGGTYWYYLLFKK from the coding sequence ATGGAATCTTTTTTACGAAATATATGGAAAGCTGGTTTGTCGTGTCTTTTGGGTGCGGCGGCATTCTTTTTTTGGTGTAATGTTTATCCAGCTCATCTGTCTTATCAGGAGCAGTTTCAATTGTTTTTGTTTGATGCGGATTATTGGCAGGAAAGAGTGGCTGTTCCGGGTGGAGTGGCGGATTATGTTGCGGAGTATCTGACCCAGTTTTATTATCATGTTTGGGCTGGAGCGTGCATCTTGTCCATCCTGTTCATGGGTATGCAGCTTTTGGTGTGGAGGCTGATGAAAGAGCTGGGTGCTGTTGACGTATATTATCCTTTAAGTTTTCTGCCTGTCATAGTCCTGTGGCGCTTTATGGGAGATGAGAATGCCATGTTGTCGTTTGTTATTGCCCTATTGATGGTTTTGGTGGTTGCTTGTATTTATTCCGGTCTGAAAGGAAATCGTATTCGTCTCTTTTATATATTGATTGTCCTTCCATTGCTTTATTGGGTGGCAGGAGCCGTACATTTCATTTTTATGACATGGGTGATGGTTGGCGAATTTACGGACAGTTCAAAGAGGAAGAGTATTCTGAACGGTGTGGGGATGGTTTGCTGCATTGGATTGCTTGGAGTGGCTTGCCCATTGCTGGCAAGCGTATGGGTGCAATTCCCCATATACCGTTTGATGGGAGGCATCAACTATTATCGTTTCCCTATTGTTTTTCTTTGGCTTGAGATAGCGATTTCTATATTATTGGCAGCGTTACCTTTTGTAGTGGTGGCATTGCCTGTGGTGAAGAAAAAGATATTCCGGAATGTTGCTTTGCAAGTGTTGATGCTGTCGGCAGGTGGCTATTTTTTTATACTTGCCGGTTGCGATATGGATAAGGAAGAAGCGTTGGACTATGATCGTTTGGTGCGTAATAAGCAATGGCGGAAAATTATAGAAAAGGCAGAGATGAAAACTCCAACCTCACCATTCAGTGTGACTTGTTTGAATCTTGCTTTGGGGAAGACCGGACAACTGGGTGACAGGATGTTTGAATTCTATCAAAATGGGACAGAGGGATTATTGCCTGGATTTCAGAGAGACTTTACATCCCCTTTACCTGCAAGTGAGGCATTTTATCATTTAGGAATGATAAACACGGCACAGCGTTTTACATTTGAAGCTATGGAGGCAATTCCTAATTTTCGTAAAAGCGTTCGGTGCTTCAAACGTCTGGCGGAGACGAATTTGATTAATGGACATTATGAAGTGGCGGCAAAATATTTGCGTGCTTTGAGGAAGACATTATTCTATAAAAAATGGGCGGAAGATACAATGACTTATCTATATAATGAAAATAAAATCAATACACACAAGGAGTGGGGCTGGTTGAGGCAGGTGCGATACACCGAGGATTTTTTATTCAGCGATCGCGAGGTGGATATTATGCTGGGGCTGCTGTATCGGCATAACCATCGAAATCGGATGGCATTTGAATACATGTTGGCGTATGTAATGCAGCAACGTGATATAGATCGTTTTATGAAATATTATCCTCTGGGTAAAGATGCCGGTTATGACCGTATTCCGCGCAGTTATCAGGAGGCATTGGTATATGTATGGACGCAGACACATAAAAATTTTCATGGTATGCCGTGGAGCATATCTCAGCAAGTAATGCGGGATGTCACGGAGTTTGCACAGATTTATATGTCCAGGCAGGATGCACAAAAGACATTGCAGCTACGGTTTGGCGGTACGTATTGGTACTATTTGTTGTTTAAAAAGTGA
- a CDS encoding RagB/SusD family nutrient uptake outer membrane protein, with protein sequence MKKISYLLATTCVALSLGSCDINNVENMGELSTENFPVSEADGIAALAGIYQNLNAVHAYPHESFLFYAMLASDDALGGGGTNDKLVQAMDLITNYNADMTNHFWELRYQGINRANTLIQALPNTAMSEETKAQILGEALFLRAFYHYELASMYGNIPLMTVPTGELVRQGDVKVLWGQILQDLRDAIKMMPNVRKTDGHVDKYTAEAMLGRAWLFYTGFYCNGETLSDLTSTNYSPLTEVAMPDGTSLNKQEVIGYIDDCVTNSGYSLVSDFRNLWAYTNKFTVEDYEYTKGKNLKWAEDDNAVNPESMFAIKFNKLADWQTTIGYANGIALYFGVRGGQDYANTFPFGQGWGAGPVAPNLVNDWKSADRDGKDVRREATVQDWTASSSYTYGGWSDFVQETDYYGKKISPISCVNDGSQEAQIPVKDNPYVCCFENLMYGTDIWLQKPNNMQLNNIHDLVLIRFADVLLMQSELKEDVAGINKVRERAGLAPVAAYSLSALQNERRWELALEGIRWNDIRRWHIAAETLERQLNQPVYYCGNAEKNTPHNGGYATRYNATAGFQKMPESQVAIGSVEQNAGWTGADSEYQGWK encoded by the coding sequence ATGAAAAAAATATCATATTTATTAGCGACTACTTGTGTTGCACTGAGTTTAGGCTCTTGCGATATTAATAACGTGGAGAATATGGGAGAGCTTTCAACCGAAAACTTTCCGGTTTCGGAGGCTGATGGTATTGCTGCATTGGCCGGTATTTATCAGAATCTGAATGCAGTACATGCTTATCCGCACGAGTCATTCTTGTTTTATGCCATGTTGGCAAGTGATGATGCTCTTGGTGGAGGCGGAACCAATGATAAATTGGTGCAGGCGATGGATTTGATTACCAATTATAATGCTGATATGACCAATCATTTTTGGGAACTCCGTTATCAAGGTATTAACCGTGCCAATACATTGATTCAGGCATTGCCAAACACGGCCATGTCCGAAGAAACCAAGGCACAGATATTGGGTGAAGCTTTATTCCTCCGTGCTTTCTATCATTATGAACTGGCTTCCATGTATGGCAATATTCCTTTGATGACCGTTCCTACGGGAGAACTGGTTAGACAAGGTGACGTCAAGGTGCTTTGGGGACAGATTCTTCAAGATTTGCGTGATGCGATAAAAATGATGCCCAATGTGCGTAAAACGGATGGCCATGTGGACAAATATACAGCAGAAGCCATGTTGGGACGTGCGTGGCTGTTTTATACTGGTTTCTATTGCAATGGAGAAACTCTTTCAGATCTTACCAGCACCAATTATAGCCCGCTTACAGAAGTGGCCATGCCTGACGGGACATCATTGAACAAACAAGAGGTTATAGGTTATATTGATGATTGTGTAACTAACTCAGGTTATTCTTTAGTTTCTGATTTCCGCAATTTGTGGGCATATACCAATAAATTCACAGTAGAGGATTATGAATATACAAAAGGTAAAAATCTGAAATGGGCGGAAGATGACAATGCGGTTAATCCGGAATCCATGTTTGCTATCAAGTTCAATAAGTTGGCAGATTGGCAGACAACCATTGGTTATGCCAATGGCATTGCATTATACTTTGGTGTTCGCGGTGGACAGGATTATGCAAATACATTCCCTTTTGGTCAGGGATGGGGAGCCGGCCCTGTGGCTCCTAATCTTGTAAATGACTGGAAAAGTGCCGACCGTGACGGTAAGGATGTACGCAGAGAGGCAACGGTGCAAGACTGGACTGCAAGTTCCAGTTATACCTATGGTGGCTGGAGTGATTTTGTGCAGGAAACAGATTACTATGGAAAGAAAATATCACCGATTTCTTGTGTGAATGATGGATCCCAAGAAGCGCAGATTCCCGTGAAAGATAATCCATACGTATGTTGTTTTGAAAACTTGATGTATGGAACTGATATTTGGTTGCAGAAGCCTAATAATATGCAACTGAATAATATTCACGATCTCGTCCTCATCCGCTTTGCCGATGTACTGTTGATGCAAAGTGAGTTGAAGGAAGATGTGGCTGGCATTAATAAGGTTCGTGAGCGTGCTGGTTTGGCGCCTGTAGCTGCCTATTCGCTGTCTGCTTTGCAGAATGAGCGCCGTTGGGAGTTGGCTCTTGAAGGCATTCGTTGGAATGATATACGGCGTTGGCATATTGCGGCTGAAACTCTTGAGAGGCAGCTAAACCAGCCTGTTTACTATTGTGGTAATGCGGAGAAGAATACACCGCATAATGGTGGATATGCTACCCGCTACAATGCAACTGCCGGATTCCAGAAAATGCCTGAAAGCCAAGTCGCTATCGGTAGTGTAGAGCAGAATGCCGGTTGGACAGGGGCTGACTCTGAGTATCAGGGCTGGAAATAA